The following proteins are encoded in a genomic region of Catellatospora sp. TT07R-123:
- a CDS encoding carbohydrate-binding protein — MSRRTWSIAIVVTVTASLLSAAPASAAPLPLVVDLATNTGALRYGATGFLYGLGDDGIPNDTMLAALKPQTTAQKAPDGLQHPNGDALMIAPLFKRTGGKDIQVYMQDVYAQWPYENLGINDYLAKVDTMTRKIVADPYRTSYVYVPFNEPNLWWYSGNLTGLQNDWKLVYQKIRSIDPGARIAGPGYSGYNGTDYRNFMTWAKNNSVLPDVTTWHELGNDFFTSWYSHYNDYRSIETSLGISARPISINEYGRSSGDLGVPGNLVQFVSRFENSKVDGCLAYWTSAGTLNDLVTHNNQATGGWWLYKWYGELTGNTVVVTPPTQNGSLQGVASLDPAKKQARVIFGGASSVSTTYDADVVVKGLGSASYLGTTVHATVWGVNNTGLNASPSPYLVREGDYASSGGQITIPLTGLNGGAAYHVIVTPNTDLTAASSTRYEAEYARTAGTAAITYGANTGYSGTYFVEGYGASSTASTQFVVTAPSNGYYNVALRYSAGPLAGAPAARSIRINLNGSQLTTLALPGTANWDTWNTVTTKVFLPAGVSRINVDAYTADNADAINVDYIDVASTTGTITNYEAESSANTRAGTAAVSSNSAASGGSYVGYVGNGAGNTLQFNNVNAAVGGRYRVVVSYANGELGAGASNYNTNVVDRYADVSVNGGSTKRVYFRNTLGWSNFWTTAIDVDLNAGNNTIKFANGARYAPDLDRIQVAAAIG, encoded by the coding sequence TTGTCCAGACGCACGTGGTCCATCGCAATAGTGGTAACTGTCACGGCAAGTCTGCTCTCCGCCGCTCCCGCCTCCGCCGCTCCGCTCCCGCTGGTCGTGGACCTGGCCACCAACACCGGCGCGCTGCGCTACGGAGCGACCGGGTTTCTCTACGGGCTCGGTGACGACGGCATCCCGAACGACACCATGCTCGCGGCGCTCAAGCCCCAGACCACCGCCCAGAAGGCGCCCGACGGCCTGCAGCATCCCAACGGCGACGCGCTCATGATCGCGCCGCTGTTCAAGCGCACCGGTGGCAAGGACATCCAGGTGTACATGCAGGACGTCTACGCCCAGTGGCCGTACGAGAACCTGGGCATCAACGACTACCTGGCCAAGGTCGACACGATGACCCGCAAGATCGTCGCCGACCCGTACCGCACCTCGTACGTGTACGTGCCGTTCAACGAACCCAACCTCTGGTGGTACTCGGGCAACCTCACCGGCCTGCAGAACGACTGGAAGCTGGTCTACCAGAAGATCCGCTCGATCGACCCCGGGGCGCGCATCGCCGGGCCCGGCTACTCCGGCTACAACGGCACGGACTACCGCAACTTCATGACCTGGGCCAAGAACAACAGCGTGCTGCCGGATGTCACGACGTGGCACGAACTCGGCAACGACTTCTTCACCAGCTGGTACAGCCACTACAACGACTACCGCTCGATCGAGACGAGTCTGGGCATCAGCGCCCGGCCGATCTCGATCAACGAGTACGGCCGCTCCTCCGGCGACCTGGGCGTGCCCGGCAACCTGGTGCAGTTCGTCAGCCGGTTCGAGAACAGCAAGGTCGACGGCTGTCTGGCCTACTGGACCTCGGCCGGCACGCTCAACGATCTGGTGACCCACAACAACCAGGCCACCGGCGGCTGGTGGCTGTACAAGTGGTACGGCGAGCTGACCGGCAACACGGTGGTAGTGACTCCGCCGACGCAGAACGGCTCGCTGCAGGGCGTGGCGTCGCTGGACCCGGCGAAGAAGCAGGCGCGGGTGATCTTCGGCGGTGCGTCCAGTGTCAGCACGACCTACGACGCCGACGTGGTCGTCAAGGGCCTGGGCTCGGCGTCTTACCTGGGCACGACGGTGCACGCCACAGTCTGGGGGGTCAACAACACCGGCCTGAACGCTTCACCGAGCCCGTACCTGGTGCGCGAAGGCGACTACGCGTCCTCCGGCGGACAGATCACCATCCCGCTGACCGGCCTCAACGGCGGCGCCGCTTATCACGTGATCGTCACCCCGAACACCGACCTGACAGCGGCGTCGAGCACCCGCTACGAGGCCGAGTACGCCCGCACCGCCGGGACCGCCGCGATCACCTACGGCGCCAACACCGGCTACTCCGGCACCTACTTCGTCGAAGGCTACGGGGCTAGCAGTACGGCCAGCACCCAGTTCGTGGTGACCGCGCCGAGCAACGGCTACTACAACGTCGCCCTGCGCTACTCCGCCGGGCCGCTTGCCGGGGCACCGGCGGCCCGCTCGATCCGGATCAACCTCAACGGCTCGCAGCTGACCACCCTGGCGCTGCCGGGCACCGCGAACTGGGACACGTGGAACACCGTCACGACCAAGGTGTTCCTGCCCGCCGGTGTCAGCCGGATCAACGTCGACGCCTACACCGCCGACAACGCCGACGCGATCAACGTCGACTACATCGATGTCGCATCCACGACCGGCACGATCACCAACTACGAGGCTGAGAGCAGCGCCAACACCCGCGCCGGGACCGCCGCGGTCTCGTCCAACAGCGCCGCATCCGGCGGCTCCTACGTCGGCTACGTCGGCAACGGCGCAGGCAACACCCTGCAGTTCAACAACGTCAACGCTGCGGTCGGCGGCAGATACCGGGTAGTGGTCAGCTACGCCAACGGCGAGCTGGGCGCGGGCGCGTCCAACTACAACACCAACGTCGTCGACCGGTACGCCGACGTCAGCGTCAACGGCGGCTCGACCAAGCGGGTGTACTTTCGCAACACGCTGGGCTGGTCGAACTTCTGGACCACTGCCATCGACGTCGACCTCAATGCCGGCAACAACACGATCAAGTTCGCCAACGGTGCCCGATACGCCCCGGACCTGGACCGCATCCAGGTAGCCGCCGCGATCGGCTGA
- a CDS encoding LacI family DNA-binding transcriptional regulator codes for MIRKTADSPPARQASAPSIRDVAAAAGVSYQTVSRVLNGSSSVRAETRAAVLEAIARLEFRPNRSARALGLGRARAVTVVTSDTMLYGYASTLQGIEEAARAAGFAVGVRVIESGSAEDVRQAADYVGDPSAGAVVVIAFDPAGARVLAALGRDVPAVAAVEASGQQATDRVAICLDERAAAAAATEHLLALGHRTVHHVAIPSEDGGSGRQAGWRDALLRAGAPVPDVVSAGWDMRAAYAAGRRLADDPQVTAVLCGNDDLALGVRRALYERGRDVPGDVSVVGFDDIPGSAYWTPALTTVRMDFTGLGRACFVAAVAQLAGQPQPEVSLTAPCLVVRESTAPPRARS; via the coding sequence ATGATCCGCAAGACCGCCGACAGTCCGCCGGCACGGCAAGCCTCGGCACCCAGCATCCGCGACGTCGCCGCAGCCGCAGGCGTGTCCTACCAGACCGTCTCCCGGGTGCTCAACGGTTCGTCGAGTGTGCGCGCCGAAACGCGTGCCGCCGTGCTGGAGGCAATCGCGAGGTTGGAGTTCCGGCCCAACCGGTCGGCGCGGGCGCTGGGCCTGGGCCGGGCACGCGCGGTCACCGTGGTCACCTCCGACACGATGCTGTATGGCTACGCCAGCACGCTGCAGGGGATCGAGGAGGCGGCGCGGGCGGCCGGGTTCGCTGTCGGGGTCAGGGTGATCGAGTCCGGCTCGGCCGAGGACGTGCGACAGGCCGCCGATTATGTCGGTGATCCCAGCGCCGGTGCGGTGGTGGTCATCGCGTTCGACCCTGCGGGGGCCAGGGTGCTGGCTGCGCTGGGTCGTGACGTGCCGGCCGTCGCCGCGGTCGAGGCGTCGGGCCAGCAGGCCACCGACCGTGTCGCCATCTGCCTCGACGAGCGGGCGGCGGCTGCGGCCGCGACTGAGCACCTGCTCGCGCTGGGGCATCGGACGGTACACCACGTGGCGATCCCGTCCGAGGACGGCGGCAGCGGGCGGCAGGCTGGCTGGCGTGACGCGCTGCTTCGCGCTGGAGCACCTGTTCCGGATGTGGTGTCAGCAGGCTGGGATATGCGGGCGGCGTACGCCGCTGGCCGCCGCCTAGCTGACGATCCCCAGGTCACGGCGGTGCTGTGCGGCAACGACGATCTGGCGCTGGGAGTGCGCCGGGCGCTGTACGAGCGAGGCCGTGACGTGCCCGGTGACGTGAGCGTCGTCGGGTTCGATGACATCCCGGGTTCGGCCTACTGGACGCCGGCGTTGACCACCGTGCGGATGGACTTCACTGGTTTGGGGCGTGCGTGCTTCGTAGCCGCTGTCGCGCAGCTGGCGGGCCAGCCCCAGCCGGAAGTGTCGCTGACGGCACCGTGTCTGGTTGTGCGCGAATCCACCGCACCCCCTAGGGCACGATCTTAG
- a CDS encoding carbohydrate ABC transporter permease: MTQPVYTPRRPVRPRRRAASVWSRLRPPFVVVTAAVLIGIPLWLVVVTAGKSQGEALTPNLAWPSDWQLGQNLADVWRQGDIPAALLGSLLVMVPAVAGVLTLGSMAAWVLARRATRLNAVLYALAISGIVLPPAVVTIVLLLRQLGLAGSSLGMVGVYMGIYMSTVIFFVTGFIRTVPQSLEEAARVDGARPITVFIRIILPVLRPVLATATILICLYVWNDVFYSFFVVGGRLDTLPLNLFQVASAGLYLDNWHLIFAYIILMSLPLLVILAVAQRKIISGITSGAVK; this comes from the coding sequence GTGACCCAGCCGGTCTACACCCCCCGCCGGCCCGTCCGCCCACGCCGCCGCGCGGCGAGCGTCTGGTCGCGGCTGCGGCCGCCGTTCGTCGTGGTGACGGCCGCCGTCCTGATCGGGATACCGCTGTGGCTGGTCGTCGTGACCGCCGGCAAGTCGCAGGGCGAAGCGCTCACCCCGAACCTCGCCTGGCCCAGCGACTGGCAGCTCGGACAGAACCTGGCCGACGTGTGGAGGCAGGGTGACATTCCCGCGGCGTTGCTGGGCAGCCTGCTCGTCATGGTGCCCGCCGTCGCCGGGGTGCTGACGCTGGGCTCGATGGCGGCCTGGGTCCTCGCTCGCCGCGCCACCAGGCTCAACGCCGTGCTCTACGCGCTGGCCATCAGTGGCATCGTGCTGCCGCCGGCTGTGGTCACCATCGTGTTGCTGCTGCGCCAGCTCGGCCTGGCCGGCAGCTCGCTCGGGATGGTTGGCGTATACATGGGCATCTACATGTCCACGGTCATCTTCTTCGTCACCGGCTTCATCCGCACCGTGCCGCAATCACTGGAGGAAGCAGCGCGCGTCGACGGGGCGCGTCCGATTACCGTCTTCATCCGGATAATCCTGCCGGTATTGCGCCCGGTCCTGGCCACCGCGACGATCCTCATCTGCCTGTACGTCTGGAACGACGTGTTCTACTCGTTCTTCGTCGTCGGCGGCCGACTCGACACCCTGCCGCTCAACCTGTTCCAGGTCGCCAGCGCAGGCCTCTACCTCGACAACTGGCATCTGATCTTTGCCTACATCATCCTGATGAGCCTGCCGCTGCTCGTCATCCTCGCGGTGGCCCAGCGCAAGATCATTTCTGGTATCACCAGTGGCGCGGTCAAATGA
- a CDS encoding VIT1/CCC1 transporter family protein, translating to MSVSSQCDTERALLAKERAELGEFPEQELDELTGLYEAKRLRPAAARQVALELTAVDTFAAHTEVELGISAHDLANPWHAAGSSALAFTGVRCCRWPRSCCLRRASASRSPSRSCWPA from the coding sequence GTGTCGGTCAGCAGCCAGTGCGACACCGAGCGCGCGCTGCTGGCCAAGGAGCGGGCCGAACTCGGCGAGTTTCCCGAACAGGAGCTCGACGAGCTGACCGGGCTGTACGAGGCGAAGCGCCTGCGACCGGCGGCCGCGCGGCAGGTGGCCCTGGAACTGACCGCCGTGGACACCTTCGCCGCCCATACCGAGGTCGAACTCGGCATCTCGGCGCACGACCTGGCCAACCCCTGGCACGCCGCGGGCTCCTCGGCGCTGGCCTTCACGGGGGTTCGCTGCTGCCGCTGGCCGCGATCCTGCTGCCTCCGCCGGGCGTCCGCATCCCGGTCACCCTCGCGGTCGTGTTGGCCGGCGTGA
- a CDS encoding MerR family transcriptional regulator, whose product MTSADRVPADKFDDDDYPAYTMGRAAEMLGVTQAFLRSLEGGLFVPTRSDGGHRRYSRYQLRLAARVREIADQGTPVEAACRIIILEDQLQEALELNRRYQAEGRPDPGGTE is encoded by the coding sequence ATGACCTCAGCTGACAGGGTTCCGGCCGACAAGTTCGACGACGACGACTACCCCGCCTACACGATGGGCCGGGCCGCCGAGATGCTCGGCGTCACTCAGGCGTTCCTCCGCTCGCTGGAGGGCGGCCTGTTCGTGCCGACCCGCTCCGACGGAGGTCACCGCCGCTACTCCCGCTACCAGCTGCGCCTTGCCGCCCGGGTCCGCGAGATCGCCGACCAGGGCACCCCGGTCGAGGCGGCGTGCCGCATCATCATCCTGGAAGACCAGCTCCAGGAAGCCCTCGAACTCAACCGCCGCTACCAGGCCGAAGGCCGACCCGACCCGGGCGGCACCGAATAG
- a CDS encoding glycoside hydrolase family 36 protein, with protein MPIDTAELVRWGHTALTVLVDVSPHEPVRLRTLTCGPTAPAAPELNQPLVELLVAGAGRARTSQRLNDTVVGRRLRHGGSVQTVDGRWHQLRLDLRDEQSGLAAAVFLRSADGVSACQTWTTVTNEGTEAVLLQAVTSFAAGFSGGPVDDLDVLSGDSEWLAEGRWSRQALRQQAAVDLNLGLHGQDGRGRFAVTSGGTWSTGRHLPTAGLADRVTGHTWLWQIEHNGAWRWEIGERLAGAYVALLGPTDPDHQWLQTLHPGESFTTVRASVAVSDGGLDGAVAAMTAHRRALVRSDAARAGRPVVFNDYMNTLMGDPTTAKLLPLIDAAADAGADVFCIDAGWYDDGGTWWDSVGQWLPSTTRFPGGIGEVLDRIRERGMVPGLWLEPEVIGVRSVMADRLPAAAFLQRGGVRLAEHGRHHLDLRHPAAVAHLDEVVDRLVGMGVGYLKLDYNIDPGPGTDLAASSVGSGLLDHNRAHLAWLDGILDRHPGLILENCASGAMRMDYALLSRLHLQSTSDQQDYLRYPPIAVAAPLSMLPEQAANWAYPQPDMTDEQIAFTLCTGLAGRLYLSGDLAAMTERQRASVAAAVQAHHLVRDDLGTAVAHWPLGLPRWADPWLSLALTTADTTYLTVWRRPGAAPAAALHLPHLAGRDVDVDVDVIYPRDLDPWTSRWDAAAATLHVESHTPTPTARLLRIRAHQ; from the coding sequence ATGCCGATCGACACCGCCGAACTCGTCCGGTGGGGCCACACCGCCCTGACCGTGCTGGTGGACGTGTCGCCGCACGAGCCGGTACGCCTGCGCACCCTGACGTGCGGCCCGACCGCCCCGGCCGCACCCGAGCTCAACCAGCCGCTGGTCGAGCTCCTCGTGGCCGGCGCGGGACGGGCCCGCACCTCGCAGCGGCTCAACGACACTGTCGTCGGCCGTCGGCTGCGCCACGGCGGCAGCGTCCAGACGGTCGACGGCAGGTGGCACCAGCTGCGCCTGGACCTGCGCGACGAGCAGAGCGGCCTGGCGGCCGCGGTGTTCCTGCGCTCGGCGGACGGCGTCAGCGCCTGCCAGACCTGGACCACGGTCACCAACGAGGGCACCGAGGCGGTGCTGCTGCAGGCTGTGACGTCGTTCGCCGCCGGGTTCAGCGGGGGACCCGTCGACGACCTCGACGTGCTTTCGGGCGACAGCGAATGGCTTGCCGAGGGCCGGTGGTCCCGCCAGGCGCTGCGCCAGCAGGCGGCCGTGGACCTGAACCTGGGCCTGCACGGCCAGGACGGCCGCGGCAGGTTCGCCGTGACTAGCGGCGGCACCTGGTCCACCGGCCGGCACCTGCCCACCGCCGGGCTGGCCGACCGGGTCACCGGGCACACCTGGCTGTGGCAGATCGAGCACAATGGGGCCTGGCGCTGGGAGATCGGCGAGCGCCTCGCCGGGGCGTACGTCGCGCTGCTCGGCCCGACCGACCCCGACCACCAATGGCTGCAGACCCTGCACCCGGGGGAGTCGTTCACGACAGTGCGGGCGTCGGTCGCCGTGTCCGACGGCGGCCTCGACGGCGCGGTGGCCGCGATGACGGCGCACCGGCGGGCCCTGGTGCGCTCGGATGCCGCGCGGGCCGGGCGCCCAGTCGTGTTCAACGACTACATGAACACCCTCATGGGCGACCCGACCACCGCGAAGCTGCTGCCGCTGATCGACGCCGCCGCCGACGCCGGAGCAGACGTGTTCTGCATCGACGCCGGCTGGTACGACGACGGCGGCACCTGGTGGGACAGCGTCGGACAGTGGCTGCCGTCGACGACCCGGTTCCCCGGCGGCATCGGCGAGGTCCTGGACCGCATCCGCGAGCGCGGCATGGTCCCGGGGCTGTGGCTGGAACCCGAGGTCATCGGGGTCCGCAGCGTCATGGCCGACCGGCTGCCCGCGGCCGCGTTCCTGCAGCGCGGCGGCGTACGCCTGGCCGAGCACGGCCGCCATCACCTCGACCTGCGCCATCCGGCCGCCGTCGCGCACCTCGACGAGGTCGTGGACCGGCTCGTCGGCATGGGTGTCGGCTACCTGAAACTCGACTACAACATCGACCCCGGCCCCGGCACCGACCTGGCCGCGTCCAGCGTCGGCAGCGGGCTGCTCGACCACAACCGGGCGCACCTGGCGTGGCTGGACGGGATCCTGGACCGCCACCCGGGCCTGATTCTGGAGAACTGCGCGTCCGGGGCGATGCGCATGGACTATGCGCTGCTGTCGCGGCTGCACTTGCAGTCCACCAGCGACCAGCAGGACTACCTGCGCTACCCGCCGATCGCGGTGGCCGCGCCCCTGTCGATGCTGCCCGAGCAGGCCGCGAACTGGGCCTACCCGCAGCCGGACATGACCGACGAGCAGATCGCGTTCACCCTGTGCACCGGCCTGGCCGGCCGGCTGTACCTGTCGGGCGACCTCGCCGCGATGACCGAGCGCCAACGCGCCTCGGTGGCCGCCGCCGTGCAGGCCCACCACCTCGTACGCGACGACCTCGGCACGGCCGTCGCGCACTGGCCGCTGGGCCTGCCCAGATGGGCCGACCCCTGGCTAAGCCTGGCCCTCACCACGGCCGACACCACCTACCTGACCGTGTGGCGCCGCCCTGGCGCGGCACCCGCCGCGGCCCTGCACCTGCCGCACCTGGCCGGCCGTGACGTCGACGTCGACGTCGACGTGATCTACCCTCGCGACCTCGACCCATGGACGAGCAGATGGGACGCCGCCGCCGCCACGCTCCACGTAGAAAGCCACACCCCGACCCCGACCGCACGACTGCTGCGCATCCGCGCGCACCAGTAG
- a CDS encoding ABC transporter substrate-binding protein, whose translation MKMPRRALAALALVALAATGCSDPGSEATTGGPVTWAEPTAKLDGVTLTVWAAQNSNTVPKQVIEAFQAATGAKVDVVTIPDPYEQGVQTKVATGDKPDLAFWQPTASMLTALNAKANLQPLDGAPWLGQLTPALRDITGLLDGTRYAALVTSPAVEGVYYNKEVFAANGVPATPKNLDEMLTVARQLKAKGVTPFFEMGKDRWATQWWVQVQLADAARDGLWDRINTNKETFSSPVVLDAIKKYQALIDEGLFNADIKTATFDDQGTALLSGKAAMAVQVNSFFGQLQAKADTATLDSKIGFFPISPSGNVGTFIPDQSNALVAFKTGDAKREAAARQLLAYWMGPGYAGFVADRKTVSLQTAVPSPAGVPQALLAVHASLSTSVGSMQALAVANPDLYINLADMIAGTMTPEQVATTTQEQFAQLARAAGVTGF comes from the coding sequence ATGAAAATGCCAAGGCGCGCGCTCGCCGCGCTCGCTCTCGTCGCGTTGGCGGCCACCGGGTGCAGCGATCCCGGTTCCGAGGCCACCACCGGCGGACCGGTGACCTGGGCCGAGCCCACCGCGAAGCTGGACGGCGTCACGCTGACCGTCTGGGCCGCGCAGAACAGCAACACCGTGCCCAAGCAGGTCATCGAGGCGTTCCAGGCCGCGACCGGCGCCAAGGTCGACGTGGTCACCATCCCCGACCCGTACGAGCAGGGCGTGCAGACCAAGGTCGCCACCGGCGACAAACCCGACCTGGCGTTCTGGCAGCCCACCGCGTCGATGCTCACCGCGCTGAACGCCAAGGCCAACCTGCAACCGCTCGACGGCGCCCCGTGGCTCGGCCAGCTCACCCCGGCGCTGCGCGACATCACCGGGCTGCTCGACGGCACCCGCTACGCCGCGCTGGTCACCAGCCCCGCGGTCGAGGGCGTCTACTACAACAAGGAGGTGTTCGCCGCCAACGGCGTCCCCGCCACCCCGAAGAACCTCGACGAGATGCTCACCGTCGCCCGGCAGCTCAAGGCCAAGGGCGTGACGCCGTTCTTCGAGATGGGCAAGGACCGCTGGGCGACCCAGTGGTGGGTGCAGGTGCAGCTCGCCGACGCCGCCCGCGACGGGCTCTGGGACAGGATCAACACGAACAAGGAGACGTTCTCCAGCCCGGTCGTGCTCGACGCGATCAAGAAGTACCAGGCGCTCATCGACGAAGGCCTGTTCAACGCCGACATCAAGACCGCGACCTTCGACGACCAGGGCACCGCGCTGCTGTCGGGCAAGGCCGCCATGGCGGTACAGGTGAACTCGTTCTTCGGCCAGCTGCAGGCCAAGGCGGACACCGCCACGCTCGACAGCAAGATCGGCTTCTTCCCGATCTCGCCGTCGGGCAACGTCGGCACCTTCATCCCGGACCAGAGCAACGCCCTGGTCGCGTTCAAGACCGGCGACGCCAAGCGTGAGGCCGCCGCCCGACAGCTGCTGGCCTACTGGATGGGGCCGGGCTACGCGGGCTTCGTCGCCGACCGCAAAACCGTGTCCCTGCAGACCGCCGTGCCGAGCCCGGCCGGGGTGCCGCAGGCGCTGCTGGCCGTGCACGCCTCGCTGAGCACCTCGGTCGGTTCGATGCAGGCCCTGGCGGTGGCAAACCCGGACCTGTACATCAACCTGGCCGACATGATCGCCGGCACGATGACCCCGGAACAGGTCGCCACCACCACTCAGGAGCAGTTCGCCCAGCTCGCCAGGGCTGCCGGCGTAACCGGCTTCTGA
- a CDS encoding FMN-binding protein, whose protein sequence is MPPQSARIDGVSGATVTTDGYIDSLQAGLDTAHFNP, encoded by the coding sequence GTGCCGCCCCAGAGCGCCCGCATCGACGGGGTCAGCGGCGCCACCGTCACCACCGACGGCTACATCGACTCGCTGCAGGCTGGCCTCGACACCGCGCACTTCAACCCGTGA
- a CDS encoding carbohydrate ABC transporter permease, with product MSTVLEQAVGTPPTAPPPRDRTRTWLAAARRSSAISRHTHPMWFLAPAFAILVVFFFLPTVFNFVYAFTDWSGFKSQINPVGWDNFADLAASGTLFRSLRITIVYAVLVALFQNLFGFGLAVLLERDTRLNHVVRVLFLIPVLMSALAVGYIFQALLKPEGALNGLLGAVTGADVDVAWLGSTSWTIVVVAAIHAWKWMGLSMLIYLAGFKTIPEDIVEAAHIDGASPWRAFWRIRFPLLAPAVTFNVATALLGSMNGFDIVQATTGGGPARTTEILNIFIYRTFGQGLFAQATTMSLVLFLLVALLAFPVIRFLRNREEIL from the coding sequence GTGTCGACCGTCCTGGAACAGGCCGTCGGTACGCCGCCGACCGCGCCGCCACCACGCGACAGGACCCGGACTTGGCTGGCCGCGGCACGTCGCAGCTCGGCGATCAGCCGGCACACCCACCCGATGTGGTTCCTCGCGCCGGCGTTCGCGATCCTGGTCGTCTTCTTCTTCCTGCCCACCGTGTTCAACTTCGTCTACGCCTTCACCGACTGGTCCGGCTTCAAGAGCCAGATCAACCCGGTCGGCTGGGACAACTTCGCCGACCTCGCCGCGAGCGGCACCCTGTTCCGCTCGCTGCGCATCACCATCGTCTACGCGGTGCTGGTCGCGCTGTTCCAGAACCTGTTCGGCTTCGGCCTGGCGGTGCTGCTCGAGCGCGACACCCGGCTCAACCACGTGGTGCGGGTGCTGTTCCTGATCCCCGTGCTCATGTCCGCGCTGGCGGTCGGGTACATCTTCCAGGCGCTGCTCAAACCCGAAGGCGCGCTGAACGGCCTGCTTGGCGCCGTCACCGGCGCCGACGTGGACGTCGCCTGGCTGGGCAGCACCAGCTGGACCATCGTGGTCGTCGCGGCGATCCACGCCTGGAAGTGGATGGGCCTGTCCATGCTCATCTACCTGGCCGGATTCAAGACCATCCCTGAGGACATCGTCGAGGCGGCGCACATCGACGGCGCATCGCCCTGGCGGGCGTTCTGGCGGATCCGGTTCCCGCTGCTGGCGCCCGCGGTCACCTTCAACGTCGCCACCGCCCTGCTCGGGTCGATGAATGGCTTCGACATCGTGCAGGCCACGACCGGCGGAGGCCCCGCCCGCACCACCGAGATCCTCAACATCTTCATCTACCGCACCTTCGGCCAGGGTCTGTTCGCGCAGGCCACCACGATGAGCCTGGTGCTGTTCCTGCTGGTCGCTCTGCTGGCGTTCCCCGTCATCCGCTTCCTGCGCAATCGCGAGGAGATCCTGTGA
- a CDS encoding nucleoside deaminase codes for MPTREQLLLLAVAVAAQARAHGNHPFGALLADSTGTVLLTAENTVVTGRDVTGHAETNLVRLASAAYPAAELNALTLFTSTEPCAMCSGAIFWSGIGSVVYALAESGLYELTGDDPENLTLRLPCRDVFAAGRRPILVEGPFDLPEAREVHAGFWRPS; via the coding sequence ATGCCCACTCGCGAGCAGCTGCTTCTCCTCGCCGTCGCCGTCGCCGCGCAGGCGCGCGCCCACGGCAACCACCCCTTCGGGGCGCTGCTGGCCGACAGCACCGGCACCGTACTCCTCACCGCCGAGAACACCGTGGTCACCGGTAGGGACGTGACCGGGCACGCCGAGACCAACCTGGTACGGCTGGCCAGCGCCGCCTATCCGGCGGCCGAGCTGAATGCGCTGACGCTGTTCACCAGTACCGAGCCGTGTGCGATGTGCTCGGGCGCGATCTTCTGGTCGGGGATCGGCTCGGTGGTCTACGCGTTGGCCGAGAGCGGACTGTACGAGCTGACCGGCGACGACCCGGAGAACCTGACGCTCCGGCTGCCGTGCCGGGACGTGTTCGCGGCGGGCCGCCGGCCGATCCTGGTGGAGGGACCGTTCGACCTGCCGGAGGCGCGCGAGGTCCATGCGGGATTCTGGCGGCCGAGCTGA
- a CDS encoding NIPSNAP family protein — MLITVHLRYEIDPDKITDFEEYGRRWIRLVNRFGGDHHGYFLPGEGDSDIAYALFSFPSMAQYEQYRTGSMTDPECQEAFELARTTQCIRRYERRFLRPLS, encoded by the coding sequence ATGTTGATCACTGTTCATCTGCGCTACGAAATCGACCCAGACAAGATCACCGACTTCGAAGAGTACGGCAGGCGCTGGATTCGCCTGGTCAACCGCTTCGGCGGCGACCACCACGGATACTTCCTGCCCGGCGAAGGCGACAGCGACATCGCGTACGCCCTGTTCTCGTTCCCCAGCATGGCTCAGTACGAGCAGTACCGCACCGGCAGCATGACCGACCCGGAATGCCAGGAAGCCTTCGAGCTCGCCCGCACAACCCAGTGCATCAGGCGCTACGAGCGCCGTTTCCTCCGACCGCTGAGCTGA